Within the Corynebacterium tuberculostearicum genome, the region CAATGCCTCCAGGTACGGCACCGGCTCATGCGTCTCTTCGTTGCGCGCCATACCGATAAAGCCCACCTGCGCATCCGGAATCATGGACAGGGCCGGGTCCACCATGCCCAGCCCGGCGCGGATGATCGGCACGATGATAGGCGGGTCCTGCAGGCGGGTGCCCTGTGCGGTAGAAACCGGGGTGGCGCAGTCGAAGTTCTCCACGGCAAGGTTGCGGGATGCTTCATAGACAAGCATGGCGCCCAAGTCTTTCAGGGCGGCGCGGAAAGCGGAGTTATCGCTGCGCGCATCGCGCATGAGGGTAAGGCGGGAGGCGGCAAGCGGGTGGTCTACTACGTGGATGTCCATGACCACCACTTTAAACTTTTTGGGAACCAAATGGGCCATCGGGCAGTCCAATAGGGCATGAGACCTTTCACGATCGATACTGACTATGCCCGCCACCTCGCCCGCGACCTGCACGCCCAGTCCCAAGGGGAGAATCCGCCCCATCCCGTTTTGCCTGAAGATTCCGCATTCACCGCTTTCAACGAGGCGGTGCATGCCGCGCTCGATAATGTGGGCGCGCGCATGAGCGTGCTGCGCAACGATATGGGGCAGGTTGCCCACTCCGGTTTCCAGATGTCGCGCGAGGCAGAAGACACCGATGCCTCGCTAGGCCAGCACCTTGGGGCGGCGATGTAGATGCTCGATACCGCGCTTAAGCAGATTGCCACCATGCAACCG harbors:
- the upp gene encoding uracil phosphoribosyltransferase — protein: MDIHVVDHPLAASRLTLMRDARSDNSAFRAALKDLGAMLVYEASRNLAVENFDCATPVSTAQGTRLQDPPIIVPIIRAGLGMVDPALSMIPDAQVGFIGMARNEETHEPVPYLEALPEDLTGRTVFVVDPMLATGGSLLHALRLLADRGATDITAICMVSAQPGVDALAESDLPVRLVTAAIDPSLNEDAYIVPGLGDAGDRLYGPRNIDL